The nucleotide sequence GCGGGCCAGGCGCTCGATCTTGGCCGGGTCCACGTCCACGCCGAGGACCTCGAAGCCCAGCTCGGCCATGCAGGCGGCGTGTGTGGCGCCCAGATAGCCCGTGCCGATCACGGACAGCCGCGGCGCGGCCTCCTGCTCGGCGGGGGCGGCGGGCGCGGTCGTCTCGGTCACGGCGGACTCCTCGGTGGTGCGGGGGGCGGCGGTCGGGGACCTGGTTGACGCTAGGCCCCGCGGGTGAACGCGGGAAGAACGGGGTGTCTCCGCGGCGCGTCCCGTCGGTGGCGCGGGCGGGCCTCAGGCCTCGCCGGCGCGGATGAGCTCGGTGAGCCGCGTCGCGGCGGAGACGACGGCGTCCGCGTGCAGCCGGCCCGGCTGGCGGGAGAGCCGTTCGAGGGGGCCGGAGATCGAGACCGCCGCGATGACGCGTCCGCTGGGGCCGCGCACCGGTGCGGACACCGAGGCGACCCCGGGCTCGCGCTCGGCCAGGGACTGGGCCCAGCCGCGCCGCCGCACCGCCGCGAGGACGGTGGGTGTGAAGACGGCGCCGGCCAGCCCCTCGACGAGCCGCTCGTGGTCCTCCCAGGCCAGGAGCACCTGCGCGGCGGAGCCGGCCTTCATGGACATGCGGGCGCCCACGGGGATGGTGTCGCGCAGGCCCCAGGGCCGCTCCGCGCTGGCCACGCACACGCGGGAGTCCGCCTGCCGACGGAACACCTGGGCACTCTCTCCCGTGGCATCACGCAGCCACAGCAGCACCGGGCCGGAGGCCGTCGTGAGCCGGTCCTCGCCGGCAGCGGAGGCGAGCTCGGCCAGGCGGGTGCCCAGCACGTAGCGGCCCTGCAGGTCCTTGCCCACCATGCGGTGGTGCGTGAGGGCGGCCGCGAGCCGGTGCAGCGTGGGCCGCGCGATCCCGGTGGCGGTGACGAGCTGGGCGAGCGTGGCCGGGCCGGACTCGAGCGCGTCGAGGATCGCCACCGACTTGTCCACCACGCCGACGCCGCTGGGATGCCGGTGGAGCGAGGGGCCGATGAGGTCGTCCTCGGTGGGTGGGCGCACGGGCTCGGTGGTCATGGTGTGATCGTAGTCGTCTCACTGCGCGGACGGCCGTGGGTGTCGGCGCGCGTCGTGTGCGACCGGGCCGGCCGCCGCCGATTCCGGAATATGAGACGAAATCTCACGATATGGAATATCGCGCCCCGTGGTCGAGAACGGCCCCGCCGCGCCCCACAGTGGTCCGTGAGCACCGGCGCCCCGCGCCGGGCGACGACCGACAGGTGCGTGAGCAGGAAGGTGCGGCAGATGACGACGGCGACGACGCGACCCAGGACGCTGGCCGAGAAGGTCTGGGACGAACACGTGGTGGTGCGCGGCGAGGGCGAGGGCGCCTCCCGCACCCCCGACCTGCTCTACATCGACCTGCACCTCGTGCACGAGGTGACGAGCCCGCAGGCCTTCGAGGGGCTGCGTCTGGCCGGGCGTCCGGTGCGTCGGCCCGACCTGACCATCGCCACGGAGGACCACAACACCCCGACGCTGGACATCGACCAGCCGATCGCGGATGCCACCTCGCGCACCCAGATCGAGACCCTGCGGGCCAACTGCGCCGAGTTCGGCGTCCGCCTGCACCCGTTGGGCGACGCCGAGCAGGGCATCGTCCACGTCGTCGGCCCCCAGCTGGGCCTGACCCAGCCCGGCCTCACCGTGGTCTGCGGCGACTCCCACACCTCCACCCACGGCGCGTTCGGCGCCCTGGCGTTCGGCATCGGCACCTCCGAGGTCGAGCACGTCCTGGCCACCCAGACCCTGCCGCTCAAGCCCTTCAAGACCATGGCGGTCACCGTGGACGGCACGCTGCGCCCGGGCGTGACGGCCAAGGACATCATCCTCGCGGTCATCGCGAAGATCGGCACGGGCGGGGGCCAGGGCTTCGTGCTCGAGTACCGCGGTGAGGCCATCCGGAACCTCTCCATGGAGGGCCGGATGACCATCTGCAACATGTCCATCGAGGCCGGCGCCCGCGCCGGCATGGTCGCCCCGGACGAGACCACCTTCGCCTACCTGAAGGGACGGCCCCACGCCCCCGTGGGCGCCGACTGGGACGCCGCCGTCGAGCACTGGCGCACCCTCGCCACGGACGAGGGCGCGGAGTTCGACGCCGAGGTGGTCATCGACGCGGACACGCTGGAGCCGTTCGTCACGTGGGGCACCAACCCGGGTCAGGGCGTGAGCCTGAACGACGCCGTCCCCGCGCCCGAGGACTTCGCCGACCCGGTGGCCCAGGAGGCGGCCCGCAAGGCGCTGTCCTACATGGACCTGGCCCCCGGCACGCCGATGAAGCAGGTCGAGGTCGACACCGTCTTCATGGGCTCGTGCACCAACTCCCGCATCGAGGACCTGCGGGCGTTCGCCGAGGTCGTCCGGGGCCGGCGCAAGGCCGAGGGGCTGCGCGTCATGGTCGTGCCGGGCTCGGCGCGCGTGCGTCTGCAGGCCATGGACGAGGGCCTGGACAGGGTGTTCGAGGACTTCGGGGCCGAGTGGCGGTTCGCCGGCTGCTCCATGTGCCTGGGCATGAACCCGGACCAGCTCGCCCCGGGGGAGCGCTGCGCGTCCACCTCCAACCGCAACTTCGAGGGCCGGCAGGGCAAGGGCGGACGCACCCACCTGGTGTCCCCGGTGGTCGCCGCGGCCACCGCCGTGCTGGGCCGCCTCGCCAGCCCGTCCGACCTGCCCGCCCTCACCCCCCAGGAGGCCTGAGCCATGGAGAAGTTCACCACCCACACCGGCGTCGGCGTGCCGCTGCGCGCCTCGAACGTGGACACGGACCAGATCATCCCGGCCGTGTACCTCAAGCGGATCTCCCGCACGGGCTTCGAGGACGCCCTGTTCGCCGGCTGGCGCCAGGACCCCGACTTCATCCTGAACACCGAGCCGTTCAGCGGGGGCACCGTGCTCGTGGCGGGCTCCGACTTCGGCACCGGCTCCTCGCGCGAACATGCCGTGTGGGCGCTCAAGGACTACGGCTTCCGCGCAGTGATCTCCCCGCGCTTCGCGGACATCTTCCGCGGCAACTCCGCCAAGCAGGGGCTCGTCGCGGCCCAGGTGGAGCAGGAGGACGTCGAACGCATCTGGAAGGAGCTGGAGAACCGTCCCGGGACCACGGTCACCGTGGACCTCGTCACACGCACCGTCGAGTGCGGGGATGTGACCGCCCCCTTCCAGATCGACGACGACACCCGTCGCCGGCTGCTCGAGGGCCTGGACGACATCGCCGTCACCCTGGGGCACCAGGCCGAGATCGATGCCTATGAGGCGGACCGCCCCGCGTACAAGCCCACCACCCTGCCGGCCCGCACGGCCGGCTGACCGGCCGGCGCCGGGAGCGCACCATTGCCGCGCGTGCATGGCGACGCCCTATGCTGGGAGTCGATTCCGGGACCGCCCGCCGCACGCGGCGGGCGGTCCCGTTCAGAGACCTCCCCGCTCCGGCGGAGTGGCCGAGACCGTGGCCCTGCGGCCGCGCTGAGGAAGGACGCGCATGGCGAAGCTCTTGACCATCCATGGCGGCAAGCCGCTGACCGGTGAGGTGACCGTGCGCGGCGCCAAGAACCTGGTGCCCAAGGCCATGGTGGCCGCCCTGCTCGGCAACTCGCCGTCCGTGCTCCGGAACATCCCCGAGATCAAGGACGTGGACGTCGTCAGCTCCCTCCTCGAGATCCACGGCGTGTCCGTGGAGTGGGACAAGGAGACCGGGCGGATCACGATGGACCCGGCCGGGGTGAAGTCGGCCCTGACCGCCGAGATCGACGCCCACGCCGGCGACTCGCGCATCCCGATCCTCTTCTGCGGCCCGCTCATGCACGCGATCGGCGAGGCCTTCATCCCCGACCTCGGCGGCTGCAAGATCGGCGACCGCCCGATCGACTACCACCTGGCCGTGCTGCGCAACTTCGGCGCCGTCGTGGACAAGCGCCCGGGCGGCATCTCCATCTCCGCCCCCAAGGGCCTGCACGGCGCCAAGCTCGAGCTGCCGTACCCCTCCGTCGGAGCCACCGAGCAGGTGCTGCTGACCGCCGTGAAGGCCGAGGGCATCACCGAGCTCAAGGGCGCCGCCGTCGAGCCGGAGATCCACGACCTCATCGCCGTCCTGCAGAAGATGGGCGCGATCATCACGGTGCAGACGGACCGCACCATCCGCATCGAGGGCGTGAGCGAGATGCGCGGCTACAACCACATCGCGCTGCCCGACCGCAACGAGTCCGCCTCGTGGGCCTCCGCCGCCCTGGCCACCCGCGGGGACATCTACGTCCGTGGCGCCGAGCAGCGCGACCTGACGGCGTTCCTGAACACCTACCGCAAGATCGGCGGCGAGTTCGACGTCGTCGACGACGGCATCCGGTTCTGGCACGCCGGCGGCGATCTCAACCCGCTCGTGCTCGAGACGGACGTGCACCCCGGCTTCATGACCGACTGGCAGCAGCCCCTCGTGGTGGCGCTGACCCAGGCCAAGGGGGTCTCCATCGTGCACGAGACCGTGTACGAGAACCGCTTCGGCTTCACCGACGCCCTCGTGCGGATGGGCGCCTCCATCCAGCTGCACCGCGAGTGCCTCGGCTCCGTGCCGTGCCGCTTCGGTCAGCGCAACTTCCTGCACTCGGCCGTGATCTCCGGCCCGACGCCGCTGCATGGCGTCGAGTTCGACATCCCGGACCTGCGCGGCGGCTTCTCCCACCTGATCGCCGCCCTCACCGCCGAGGGCACCTCCACGGCGACGGGCCTGGAGATCATCAACCGCGGCTACGAGCACTTCATGGCGAAGCTCGAGGGCCTCGGCGCCGACGTCGAGCTGACCGAACGCGACCGGTGAGCGGCGTGGACGCGCAGAGCCCTGCCGCCGCGGGGGGTCGTCCGACGCGTACCGCGCGGGCCCCCTACGTGATCCCGGGGGTGATCGTGCGACCGGCGATGCGGGCCCTCGTCCGCCAGGTGTGGGAGGGGACCGAGCACCTGCCCGAGACCGGCGCGATCCTCGCCGTCAACCACATCTCGGAGGTGGACCCGCTCTCCGTGGCCCACATGGTCTACAACCAGGGCCTGCTGCCGACCTTCCTCGCCAAGGCCGAGCTCTGGAAGGTGCCCGTGCTCAAGCAGGTCCTCGAGGCCACCCGCATGATCCCGGTCGAGCGCACCCGCGACGGCGGCCGCTCGCTCGCCGCCGCCCGCGAGGCCGTCGCCACGGGCCGGGCGATCATCGTCTACCCGGAGGGCACCGTCACCCGCGATCCCGACGGCTGGCCCATGGCCGGGCGCAACGGGGCCGTGCGCCTCGCCCTGCAGACCGGCGCCCCGCTCATCCCCGTCGGTCAGTGGGGCATCCAGGAACTGCTGCCGTACGGCGGCCGCTCCCTCCGCGTCCTCCCGCGCAAGACCGCCCGGATCCGGGTCGGCGCGCCCGTCGACCTCGCGGACCTGCGGGACCGCCCCGTGACGGCGGCGACCCTGCGCGAGGGCACCGGCCGCATGATGGCCGCGATCACCGACCTGGTCGCCGAGCTGCGCGGAGAACCGGCCCCGGAGGGCCGCTGGGACCCCACGACGGGACGGCGGGTGACCGGGGCATGAGCGATCCGCGGACCGTCGCCGTCCTCGGGGCCGGCAGCTGGGGGTCGGCCTTCGCCCGCGTCCTGGGCCTGAGCACCAGTCCCGAGTCCGCCCGCGCGTCCGAGATCGTGATGTGGTCCCGGCGGGCCGAGGTCGCCGAGGCCATCACCGAGCGACACGAGAACCCCGAGTACCTGCCCGGCATCACGCTGCCCACCTGCGTGCGCGCCGTCACCGACGCCGCCGAGGCGGTCCGGGGCGCCGGCGTCGTGGTGGTGGCCGTGCCCGCGCAGCATGTGCGCGAGACGCTACGCACCGTGCGCGCCGACCTGGCCCCGGACGCCGTCGTGGTCTCCCTCGTCAAGGGCCTTGAGCGCGGCACCGACGCGCGGATGTCGCAGGTCTGCGCGGAGGAGCTGGGCCTCAGCCCGGACCGGTTCGCGGTGGTCTCCGGACCCAACCTCGCCCTTGAGATCGCGCGCGGCGAGCCCACCGCCACGGTGGTCGCCTCGGCCTCGCGCGCGACGGCGGAGCGCATCGCCGCCCTCACGGCCGGCCGGACCTTCCGGCCCTACACGAACACGGACGTCGTGGGCGTGGAGATCGGCGGCGTGGTGAAGAACGTCATCGCGCTCGCCGTGGGCATCTGCGACGGGCAGGGGCTGGGGGACAACTCCAAGGCCTCCGTCATCACCCGGGGCCTGGCCGAGACCACCCGGCTGGCCGTCGCGCTCGGCGGGGACCCGGCCACCATGGCCGGGCTCGCCGGCCTGGGCGACCTCGTGGCCACGTGCGCCTCGCCCCTCTCCCGCAACCGCACGGCCGGCCGCCACATCGGCACCGGCCTCAGCGCGGAGGAGGCGGTGGCCGCCATGAGCCAGACGGCCGAGGGCATCAAGTCCGTGTCCGCCATCGTGCACGCCGCCCGCGCCCACGGTGTGGCGATGCCCATCAGCGAGCTGATGGACCGGGTGGTCGCCGGGGACGTGGCCGTGGACCGCCTCGCCGAGCTGCTGCTCGCCCGTGACCTGAAGTCGGAAGGACGCACCGCATGACCGCCACCCCCGCCCCGGAGGCCGCCGCCGACGCGCGTCCCCGCGTGCTCCTGCTCTTCGGCGGCCGCTCGAGCGAGCACCCCATCAGCTGCGTGACCGCGGCGGGCGTGCTGCACGCGGCCGACCGTCAGCGCTGGGACGTCGTGCCGGTGGGTGTGGCCCGCTCCGGCCTGTGGTCGCACGACGAGCTGGACGTGGCCTCGTTCCGCCTGGACGGCGACGCCCTGCCGGAGGTGCCGGAGCCCAAGGCCCCGGTGAGCCTGCGCGCCCTGCCGGACGGCACCGTCGAGCTGACCGCGGCCGACGGCTCCTCGCTGGGCCCCGTGGACGTCGTGTTCCCGCTGCTGCACGGCCCCTGGGGCGAGGACGGCACTCTCCAGGGCATGTTCGAGTCGCTGGGTCTGCCCTACGTGGGCTGCGGCGTGCTCGCCTCCGCGGTCGGCATGGACAAGCACTTCATGAAGGTCGCCTTCCAGGCCGCCGGCCTCCAGGTCGGCCCGTGGGAGACCATCACCGCCCGCGACTGGGCGCGCGATCCGGAGGCGGCCCTCGCCCGCGCCGGGGCGCTCGCCTACCCGCTGTTCGTCAAGCCCGCCCGCGCCGGCTCGTCCTTCGGCATCACCCGCGTCACCGAGCCCGCGGGTCTGCGCGCCGCCGTCGAGGAGGCCCGTCGCTTCGACCCCAAGGTCGTGGTGGAGGCGGGCATCGTCGGCCGCGAGATCGAGTGCGCCGTCCTCGACGGGCACGGCGCCGCCGCCCCGCGCGCCTCGCTGCCGGGGGAGATCGTCGTGGCCCACGACGAGGGCGAGACGCAGTTCTACGACTTCGAGTCGAAGTACCAGGACACCGGCACCACACAGCTGTCCTGCCCGGCCGAGCTGCCGGAGGAGGAGATCGAGCGGCTGCGCGCCCTGGCGATCCGCGCCTTCGAGGCCGTGGACGGATCCGGCCTGGGCCGCTGCGACTTCTTCTTCACCCCGGACGGGCGCTGGGTGGTCAACGAGATCAACACCATGCCGGGCTTCACGCCCATCAGCATGTACCCGGCCATGTGGGAGCGGACGGGCCTGTCCTACGACGATCTGATCTCGGAGCTGCTGGACCTCGCCCTCGAGCGGGGGGTCGGCCTGCACTGACGCGGCCCGCGGCCGCCCCGGCCCGCGCCGGTCTCAGCCGACGGGTGTGGCGTCCTGCACGCTGACGCAGCCGCCGCTGGGCTCGATCTGCGCGACCGCCGAGGACAGGCCCACCATCACGGTGTCCGAGCTGGCCTGGTCCTTGCCGAACAGCACCTCCACGGCCGGGTCGCGGCCGTAGGTGGTGATCCGCCAGTTCTCGTCCTCGTCCCGGATGACCCAGTCGATCCCGTCCACGGAGATGCAGCGGTCCGTGGTGGGGCCGGGGACCTCGGCGCCGCAGCGCAGGACGACGGCGGCCGGGTCACCCCACACGGCCGTCGCCTGGCTGTCGGTGGGGCGCAGGTCGAGGTCGCCCAGGGCGTCGGGCATGGCCACCATGGCCGGGGCGCACGCCGGGTCAGCGGCGTGGGGCGCGGCGTCCACCGTGGCCACGCGTCCGGAGCAGGCCGTGGCGCCGAGGGTGATCGCGGTCAGGAGGGGCACGAGACGACGCAGACGGCGGGATTCCATCCGCCCAGGATACGTGCGCCGCCGGGACCCGCGGGGGCCCGTGCCCTAGCATGGGAGGGACCCTTCCCGTCCCCCGCCTCAGGAGCCCACGTGAGCAGCACCGCGGACCCCCGCCCCCGCCCCCCGCAGGAGGACGTCGCCGTCGGGCGGCGCCGTCGTCGTCGCCGCCCGTGGCTGATCGCCCTGGCGGTCGTGCTCGTGGCGCTGCTGGCCGTGGGCATCGCGGCGGCGGTGTACGTCGGCGGGATCGCCCGGATCATCGACCAGGACACCCAGCGCTTCGACGGCGGCGCGTTCCCCGCCGAGTCGGGCCGCCCGGGCGCCGCGGGGGCGTCCGCCCAGCAGCCCACCGCGCCGCCGCCCGGCATGGACGCGGACCAGGCCGCCGAAGGCGCCCAGGGCCCCGTCGCCCCGGGCGCGGACGAGCAGGCGGACGAGCAGGCCCTCGACGTGCTGCTCGTCGGGGAGGACGCGGGCGCGGAGGGCCGTGACTCCGCCGGCCGATCGGACACCCTCATGTGGGTCCACGTGCCCGGGGACCGCAGCGAGATCCAGGTCATGTCCATCATGCGTGACATGTGGGTGCCCATCCCGGGGCACGGGGACCACAAGGTCAACGCCGCCTACCAGTACGGCGGCATCCCGCTGACGGTGGCCACCGCGGAGAACATGTTCCAGGCACGAGTGGACCACCTGATCGCCGTGGACCTCGCCGGTTTCAAGGGCCTCGTGGACGCCCTGGGCGGCGTCAGCGTGGACAACCCCAGCGCCTTCGTCTCCACCGGCGGCATCGACTTCCCCGCGGGCACCGTGCAGATGGACGGGGACAAGGCCCTGGCCTACGCGCGGGAACGGTACAACCTGCCGCGCAGCGACTTCGACCGCGTGGAGAACCAGCAGCGCCTGGTCAAGGCCATCGTGGCCGCGTTCCTCTCGCGGGACACCCTCTCGGACCCGAGCCGGGTGCAGGCCGCCGTCGAGGAGTTCGCCCCCTTCCTGACCCTCGACGACGAGCTCGACTCCGGCACCCTCGCGAGCCTGGCGTGGTCCCTGCGCGACGCGCGCGACGCCCCGATCGTGACCAGCACGGTGCCATCCGTGGGCGTGGGCTACACGGACACCGGCGAGGACGTCGTGTGGCCGGACTGGGAGGCGATCGCCCGCCTGGGCAAGGGCATCCGCACCGGCACCCTGGGGGAGGCCGTCGCGCAGTGAGCACGCCGCCCCGGCCGTCCCTGGTACGGCACTGGCTCGCGCTCGCGGAGGAGCTCGTGGGCCGGGCCGCGCCGCGGCTCGACGCCCTGAACCTCTTCCCGGTCCCGGACGCGGACACGGGCACGAACATGCTCGCCACGCTGACGGCGGCCCGCACCGCGGCCGACGCCTGCCCCGCACAGGACGACGTCGGCGCCGTGCTCGCGCACGCGGGCGCGGCCGCGCTGGACTCGGCCCGAGGCAACTCGGGCATGCTGCTGGCGGTCAGCCTGGCGGGGATGGCCGAGCCCCTGCGCGGCCGGGAGCGCGTCGACGCGTTCGCCCTGGCGGCGGCATTCGGGGCCGCCGACCGGGCCGCCCGGCAGGCCCTGTCGGATCCGCGCGAGGGGACGATCCTCACGGTGCTCTCCGCGGCCGCCCGCAGCCTCGCGCGCTCGTCCACCCAGGCCCCCGACACCCCCGCGGTGGCCGGGGACGCGGACCCGGCCGTGCGGCTCGGCCCGGCCGTGACCGTCATGCTGGCCGACTGCGTGCAGGCCGTGGAGGAGACCGAGTCGTTGCTCGCCCCGCTGACCCGGGCGCACGTCGTGGACGCCGGTGCCGTCGGGCTGCTCTGGGTGTTCGAGGCGCTGCGCTCCGTCGTGGCGGGCACGCCCGTGGACGAGGAGTTGGCCACCGCGCTCCCCGGCTACGTCGAGGGCGCCCAGGCCGCGGAGGGCGAGCCCGCCGCCGAGGCGGAGGCGCCGATCGAGGGGGCCGTCGAGGTGATGGGCACCCTGACGCTCACCCCGCTCGCCGCGGCCGGGCTGCGCCGACGGCTGGCCGACGTGGGGGACGCCGTGATCCTGGCCCCCCTTGGGACCGCCCGTGACGGGCAGGGCCGGGTCCCGTGGCGGGTCCACGTGCACGTGCCCCGCGCCGAGGACGCGATCGGCCCCCTGCGGGCCGCCGGCGACGTCGAGGGCCTGACCGTCACCGACCTGGCCGGGCCGTCGCACGGCGACGACGCCGCACCGGACGGGTGCCATGGCCGCTGAGGCCCCCGTCACCGACCTGCCCCTGTCCGAGGTGCTGGGTGGGAAGCTGCCCGCCCGCCTCGAGAGGGAGCTCGGGCTGACCACGGTCGGGGACCTGCTGGACCACGTGCCGCGCCGCTGGATCGAGCGCGGCGAGCTCACCCCCATCGCCGCGCTGCCCTACGACGCCGAGGTGACCGTCGTCGCCGTCGTGGAGTCGGTGACCACGCGGCGCATGCACAGCCGGCCC is from Micrococcus luteus NCTC 2665 and encodes:
- a CDS encoding D-alanine--D-alanine ligase family protein — protein: MTATPAPEAAADARPRVLLLFGGRSSEHPISCVTAAGVLHAADRQRWDVVPVGVARSGLWSHDELDVASFRLDGDALPEVPEPKAPVSLRALPDGTVELTAADGSSLGPVDVVFPLLHGPWGEDGTLQGMFESLGLPYVGCGVLASAVGMDKHFMKVAFQAAGLQVGPWETITARDWARDPEAALARAGALAYPLFVKPARAGSSFGITRVTEPAGLRAAVEEARRFDPKVVVEAGIVGREIECAVLDGHGAAAPRASLPGEIVVAHDEGETQFYDFESKYQDTGTTQLSCPAELPEEEIERLRALAIRAFEAVDGSGLGRCDFFFTPDGRWVVNEINTMPGFTPISMYPAMWERTGLSYDDLISELLDLALERGVGLH
- a CDS encoding IclR family transcriptional regulator, which codes for MTTEPVRPPTEDDLIGPSLHRHPSGVGVVDKSVAILDALESGPATLAQLVTATGIARPTLHRLAAALTHHRMVGKDLQGRYVLGTRLAELASAAGEDRLTTASGPVLLWLRDATGESAQVFRRQADSRVCVASAERPWGLRDTIPVGARMSMKAGSAAQVLLAWEDHERLVEGLAGAVFTPTVLAAVRRRGWAQSLAEREPGVASVSAPVRGPSGRVIAAVSISGPLERLSRQPGRLHADAVVSAATRLTELIRAGEA
- a CDS encoding DAK2 domain-containing protein: MSTPPRPSLVRHWLALAEELVGRAAPRLDALNLFPVPDADTGTNMLATLTAARTAADACPAQDDVGAVLAHAGAAALDSARGNSGMLLAVSLAGMAEPLRGRERVDAFALAAAFGAADRAARQALSDPREGTILTVLSAAARSLARSSTQAPDTPAVAGDADPAVRLGPAVTVMLADCVQAVEETESLLAPLTRAHVVDAGAVGLLWVFEALRSVVAGTPVDEELATALPGYVEGAQAAEGEPAAEAEAPIEGAVEVMGTLTLTPLAAAGLRRRLADVGDAVILAPLGTARDGQGRVPWRVHVHVPRAEDAIGPLRAAGDVEGLTVTDLAGPSHGDDAAPDGCHGR
- the leuC gene encoding 3-isopropylmalate dehydratase large subunit, which translates into the protein MTTATTRPRTLAEKVWDEHVVVRGEGEGASRTPDLLYIDLHLVHEVTSPQAFEGLRLAGRPVRRPDLTIATEDHNTPTLDIDQPIADATSRTQIETLRANCAEFGVRLHPLGDAEQGIVHVVGPQLGLTQPGLTVVCGDSHTSTHGAFGALAFGIGTSEVEHVLATQTLPLKPFKTMAVTVDGTLRPGVTAKDIILAVIAKIGTGGGQGFVLEYRGEAIRNLSMEGRMTICNMSIEAGARAGMVAPDETTFAYLKGRPHAPVGADWDAAVEHWRTLATDEGAEFDAEVVIDADTLEPFVTWGTNPGQGVSLNDAVPAPEDFADPVAQEAARKALSYMDLAPGTPMKQVEVDTVFMGSCTNSRIEDLRAFAEVVRGRRKAEGLRVMVVPGSARVRLQAMDEGLDRVFEDFGAEWRFAGCSMCLGMNPDQLAPGERCASTSNRNFEGRQGKGGRTHLVSPVVAAATAVLGRLASPSDLPALTPQEA
- the murA gene encoding UDP-N-acetylglucosamine 1-carboxyvinyltransferase is translated as MAKLLTIHGGKPLTGEVTVRGAKNLVPKAMVAALLGNSPSVLRNIPEIKDVDVVSSLLEIHGVSVEWDKETGRITMDPAGVKSALTAEIDAHAGDSRIPILFCGPLMHAIGEAFIPDLGGCKIGDRPIDYHLAVLRNFGAVVDKRPGGISISAPKGLHGAKLELPYPSVGATEQVLLTAVKAEGITELKGAAVEPEIHDLIAVLQKMGAIITVQTDRTIRIEGVSEMRGYNHIALPDRNESASWASAALATRGDIYVRGAEQRDLTAFLNTYRKIGGEFDVVDDGIRFWHAGGDLNPLVLETDVHPGFMTDWQQPLVVALTQAKGVSIVHETVYENRFGFTDALVRMGASIQLHRECLGSVPCRFGQRNFLHSAVISGPTPLHGVEFDIPDLRGGFSHLIAALTAEGTSTATGLEIINRGYEHFMAKLEGLGADVELTERDR
- a CDS encoding LCP family protein; the encoded protein is MSSTADPRPRPPQEDVAVGRRRRRRRPWLIALAVVLVALLAVGIAAAVYVGGIARIIDQDTQRFDGGAFPAESGRPGAAGASAQQPTAPPPGMDADQAAEGAQGPVAPGADEQADEQALDVLLVGEDAGAEGRDSAGRSDTLMWVHVPGDRSEIQVMSIMRDMWVPIPGHGDHKVNAAYQYGGIPLTVATAENMFQARVDHLIAVDLAGFKGLVDALGGVSVDNPSAFVSTGGIDFPAGTVQMDGDKALAYARERYNLPRSDFDRVENQQRLVKAIVAAFLSRDTLSDPSRVQAAVEEFAPFLTLDDELDSGTLASLAWSLRDARDAPIVTSTVPSVGVGYTDTGEDVVWPDWEAIARLGKGIRTGTLGEAVAQ
- a CDS encoding lysophospholipid acyltransferase family protein, which translates into the protein MIVRPAMRALVRQVWEGTEHLPETGAILAVNHISEVDPLSVAHMVYNQGLLPTFLAKAELWKVPVLKQVLEATRMIPVERTRDGGRSLAAAREAVATGRAIIVYPEGTVTRDPDGWPMAGRNGAVRLALQTGAPLIPVGQWGIQELLPYGGRSLRVLPRKTARIRVGAPVDLADLRDRPVTAATLREGTGRMMAAITDLVAELRGEPAPEGRWDPTTGRRVTGA
- a CDS encoding NAD(P)H-dependent glycerol-3-phosphate dehydrogenase, giving the protein MSDPRTVAVLGAGSWGSAFARVLGLSTSPESARASEIVMWSRRAEVAEAITERHENPEYLPGITLPTCVRAVTDAAEAVRGAGVVVVAVPAQHVRETLRTVRADLAPDAVVVSLVKGLERGTDARMSQVCAEELGLSPDRFAVVSGPNLALEIARGEPTATVVASASRATAERIAALTAGRTFRPYTNTDVVGVEIGGVVKNVIALAVGICDGQGLGDNSKASVITRGLAETTRLAVALGGDPATMAGLAGLGDLVATCASPLSRNRTAGRHIGTGLSAEEAVAAMSQTAEGIKSVSAIVHAARAHGVAMPISELMDRVVAGDVAVDRLAELLLARDLKSEGRTA
- the leuD gene encoding 3-isopropylmalate dehydratase small subunit; its protein translation is MEKFTTHTGVGVPLRASNVDTDQIIPAVYLKRISRTGFEDALFAGWRQDPDFILNTEPFSGGTVLVAGSDFGTGSSREHAVWALKDYGFRAVISPRFADIFRGNSAKQGLVAAQVEQEDVERIWKELENRPGTTVTVDLVTRTVECGDVTAPFQIDDDTRRRLLEGLDDIAVTLGHQAEIDAYEADRPAYKPTTLPARTAG
- a CDS encoding DUF3515 family protein encodes the protein MESRRLRRLVPLLTAITLGATACSGRVATVDAAPHAADPACAPAMVAMPDALGDLDLRPTDSQATAVWGDPAAVVLRCGAEVPGPTTDRCISVDGIDWVIRDEDENWRITTYGRDPAVEVLFGKDQASSDTVMVGLSSAVAQIEPSGGCVSVQDATPVG